In Cellulomonas sp. Y8, the genomic stretch GCGACGTCGTCGGTCGCGCACGCCGTGTACCGGCCGGCGCCGGCGGGCGCGCAGGTCAGCGCGGCGCCGTCCGCCCCGAGCAGGGCCGCGGCGGCGCGGCAGAGCCGCTCGACCGCCGGCGGGCAGAGGCCCGAGCCGGCGCCCGGACCCGAGCGCGCGACGGCCTCCGCCAGGGAGCGGAGCAGGAGCAGCCGGTCGGTCACGTCGTCAGTGTCGGGTCGCCCGGGGTGTCCCGCACCCGGAGCGCCCGGGCCTGCGCCGTCCGGGTGATCCGCCCCGGGGCCGCGGGTGTCGGACCCCGGCGGCAGACTGCTCGCATGGACGACAAGGCGATGCTGCACCGGTACCTGCGCGAGAGCCGCGACTCCCTGCTGTCGAAGCTCGACGGGCTCTCCGAGTACGACGCACGCCGGCCGCTCACGGCCACCGGCACGAACGTCGCCGGGCTCGTCAAGCACGTGGCCAGCGTCCAGCTCGACTACCTCGGCGAGGTGTTCGACCGCCCGCACGGCCGGTCGCTGCCGTGGTTCGCGGACGACGCCGAGCCGAACGCCGACCTGTGGGTGCCGGCGGACGAGTCGCTCGACGAGGTCCGGGAGCTGCACGCGTTCTCCGCCGCGCACGCCGACGCCACGATCGCGGCGCTGCCCCTGGATGCGCCGGGCCGCGTCCCGTGGTGGGGGCCAGAGAGCGCGGACGTCACGCTGCACCGGGTCCTCGTCCACCTGGTCGCGGAGACGGCCCGGCACGCGGGCCACGCCGACATCCTGCGCGAGACGATCGACGGCGCCGTGGGCACGCGGCCGGACGACCCGAACCTGCCGTTCCACGACGGCGACGCGTGGGCCGCGTACCGGGCGCGGGTCGAGGACGCCGCCCGCACGGCGGCGGGCCGGGGCACCGCGGGCTGACCCCGGGCGGCCCGGCGACCCCGCGGCTCAGGCCACCGGGTCCGCCACCCGCACCCGGTCCCGCCCGGCCGCCTTGGCCCGGTACAGGGCGGCGTCGGCGCGGGCGAGCAGGTCGGCGACCGGCTCCCCCGGGGTCCGCTCGGCCACGCCGATGCTGACGGTCAGCCGCGCGCCCGGCATGAGGTCGTCCCACTCCAGGTTCGCCACCGTCTCGCGCAGCCGGTCGCACACGTCGACGGTCCGGTTGCCCGTGAGCCCGTCCAGCAGCACGGCGAACTCCTCGCCGCCGTACCGTGCGGCCAGGTCGTCCCGGCGCAAGGCGTGCTCGAGCGCGGCCGCCACCCGCACCAGCACGGCGTCGCCCACCTGGTGCGAGTAGGTGTCGTTGACCCGCTTGAAGTGGTCGACGTCGAGCAGCGCCACCGCGAAGGCACCGCGCTCGGCCGTCCAGAGGTCCAGCTGGCTGTCGAGCGTGCGCCGGTTGGCGAGGCCCGTGAGCCCGTCGTGGGCCGCCTCGTGCGCGAGCCGGGCGTTCCGCTCCTCCAGCGCCTCCGAGCGCCGGCGCTCGGCCTCCGCCTGCCGCTCGGCCTGCTCGACCTCCATCCGCGCGCCGAGGAGCGCGGCGCGGCGCTCGGCCTGCGCGTCGCCGAGCCGCACGGTCAGCGCGTGCAGCTCGCGGAGCGCGGCGAGCGCGGCCACCGGGTCGCCGAGCGCCTCGTGCGCGTCGGCGAGCACCCGCAGCAGCTCGGTCCGCTCCGCCGGCCGCCGCAGCGCGTCGCACAGGGTCATGCCCTCGCGCGCCTCCGCCACCGCCTCCGGCAGCAGACCCCCGTCCAGCAGCATCCCGGCCCGGATGCGGTGCAGGGACAGCTGCAGCCCCGCCGCCGGGAACCGCGCGAGCATCGCACCGGCCGCGTCGAGCACGCCCGCCGCGGCCTCGCGGTCCCCCGCGAGCAGGTGCGCGACCGCGGCGGTGAGGCGCGCGTCGACCGCCGTCCGGGCGAGGCCGGCGGCGTCGGACTCGTCCACCGCCTCCAGCGCCAGCCCGAGGGCGCGGCGGGCGGACGCGCGGGCCCCCCGCGGGTTGTCGGCGGCGAGCCGCCGGCTGGTCTCGACGAAGGTGCGCGCGAGGTTCGCCAGCGCGATCGACGCGCGATCCGGGTCCCCCGCCGTCAGCCAGAGGCGGCGCGCCTGGGTGAGCACGCCCGCGGCCTGCGGCGCGAAGTGCGGCATCGACGTGTAGACCGAGCCCAGGATCGTGAGCACGTCGGCGGTGCCGGCGACGTCGTCCGCCTCGCGGCGCAGCTCGGCGGCGCGGGTGAGCAGGTCCACGGCGTCCTCGGTGTGGCCGAGGTCGTGGTGCACCAGCCCCTGCCGCGCGAGCGCGCGGGACTGCCACACCAGCGCCCCGCGCTCCCGGGCCAGGTGCTCGGCGCGGACCGCCCGCTCCAGCGCCCGGAGGTCCTCCCCGAGCGCGTGGTGCGCCACGGCGGCGTAGTACGCGAGCCGCATCTCGGCCCCGCCGGCCCGGCTGGCGACCGCCTCGGCGATGAGGGCCTCCGCCCGGCGGACGCAGGCCCCGGCGTCGGAGTCCGCGAGCAGGGCGAGCTCGTCGACCGCGGCCTCCCAGTCGGCGGGTGGTGCGGGTGGTGCGGTTCGTGCGTCGCTCGCTGTGGCCGTCATGGTCCTTCGTCCCGCCCGCGGTCCGTCGCGGGTCTCCTGTCTCATCGGGCCTCCCACCTGCGGTGATGAGCCCGGCGCCCGGTCTTCACCCGGGGGGTTCGGGTGTGGCAGCCTGTGCGCGGTGAGCGCCGCCGATCCCCAGTCCCTCTTCCCGGGCAAGCAGTTCATCAGCACCGCCCTCGAGGTGCTGGAGACCAAGACGACGATGTCCGGCGGCCTGGCCCGCCGGTACCTGCAGCGCGCAGCCATGGCCGGCGTGCTCATCGGCCTGCTCTACGCCACCTACTACGCGGTGCTGGGCGCGTTCGCGGGCATCGGGGACGGCTCGGTCCGGCCGGTCGGCCGGCTGGTCGGGTCCGTGGTGTTCGGCTGGGCGCTCGTGTTCATCTACTACTCGCGGTCCGAGCTGCTGACCTCGAACATGATGATCGTCTCGATCGGGGCCTACCACCGCCGGACCAGCTGGCCGCGGGCGCTGCGGATGCTCGGGCTCTGCTACCTCGGCAACCTCGCCGGAGGCCTGTTCGTCGCGGTGCTGCTGCGCCTGTCGACGATCACCGACGGCGCACCGCTGGACGAGATGGTCGCGTCGGTCGAGCACAAGCTCGCGTACGTGACCGACGGGCCGTCCGGCTGGCTCGACCTGCTGGTGCGGGCGGTGCTGTGCAACTTCTGCATCAACGTCGCGATGCTGCTCGTCTACAACGGGCTGATCAAGGACGACCTGACCAAGTGCCTCGTGATGATCACGTCGGTGTTCATCTTCGCGTTCCTCGGCCTGGAGCACTCGGTCGCGAACACGGTGCTGTTCTCGGTCGTCGGCCTGCAGGAGGGGCTGGACCTCGGCGCCGCGGCCGGGAACGTGGGGATCGCGCTGGTCGGGAACTTCATCGGCGGCGGGCTGCTGATCGGGCTCTACTACGCGTACGTCAACGACGACTCGCAGTGGCTGCGCCAGCAGGGCCGCGGGACGAGCACCCCCGACGACCCGCGGTGAGGCCGCCGTCGGGCGCTCATCGGTAGTCCGGGCCGCCGGGGAGCCCGAACGCCTCCTCGAGCGTCGTGACCCCGCGGCGGTCCAGCTCGGCGACGAGCTCGGTCCCCACCCAGCGCAGGTGCCAGCCCTCGGGCGCGTACCCGGTGACGGCCCGGTTCGCCGCGGTGTACCGCACGACGAACCCGAACTCGCCCGCGCGGGCCGCGACCCACCGGCCCTCGGCGGTGTCGCCGAAGCAGTCCTGGAAGTCGCAGTCGGGACGGGTCGTGCTCCCGACGTCGACCGCCAGGCCGGTCTGGTGCTCGCTGTGCCCGGGGCGGGCGCTCACCTCCTCGGCGTGCTGCTGGCCGACGCGCGCCACGAGGTCGGCGTGCACCCGGACCTGGTCGTCGTACGAGCGGAACGCGCTCCGCAGCGTGAGCGCGACCCCGTCGGCGGCCGCGGCCGCGAGCATCTGCTCGAGCGGCGCGGCGACCTCGGGGCGGACCTGGTACCCGGCGACGGTCGCGAGCGTCGCCGGCGCCCAGCCGGCCGGCGCGACGGGCAGGGCCTTGTTGACGACCACCCACGGGCTCGCGGGGTCGTCGACGGGGTGCAGGCCGAGGTCGAGGGCGGCGCGGGCGGGCGGGACGAGCGCGGCGGGCGGCGCGGGGGTCTCGGGCAGCGCCAGCGGCCCGCGGGCGGCCCCGGGATCGGCGACGTCCGTCGGCCGGAGCTCGGCCGGGGCGGACGGGATCGCGGGCCCGGGCGTCGGCCCCGGCGTCGCCCGGGCGGGTCCCACCGGTGCCGCGCGCTCGTCCGACGCCGCCGCGGGCGTGGGTGCGCCGCCGCCCCCGGCCGGGGCTCCCTGGAGCGCCACCGCCGCGAGCAGGCCGCCGAGCACCGCCACGGACGCGGCCTGCGCGGGCCGCGTGAGACGCCCCCCGCGCCGGGGTGCGCCCGTGCGCGCCCGGGGTCGGGCCGCTGCGGTGCTGCGGGCGCGTCGTCACGTGGTCGCTCCTGGTCCGGGTCGGGGTCAGCCCCCAGTCTCCGACGGAACGCGCTGCGGGGACAGCCCGGCGCGGGTGCTCATCCGCGCGGCCGGGGGACGGCGACGGCCGGGTCCCCGACGCGCAGGTCGCGCGCGAGCGCGTCGAGCGCGGCGGAGCGCCGGCCGGGGTCCAGCTCCAGGCCGCCGTCCGGGGTCCGGCGCACGGAGCCCGCCAGGACGAGCTCGGACACCGCCGCGGCGACGCCGTCGGCCCGGCAGCGCCGGTCCAGCTCGGGGCCGGACATCGGGCGGCCGAGGAGCGCCGCCAGCACCCGGGCCTTGGTGAGCGGGTCGACCGCTCCGTCGAGCACGGCGGTCGTTCGGGACGGTGTCGGCACGGTCGTCTCCCCCGGGTCGGGCCGCGGGGCCGGTCCGTCGCGGCGCGTGGTGTCCAGGGTCCGCGCCGTGGGCCCGGCTGAGTGGTGGCGTGGGTGGTCCCTGGGGACCCGCTGGGTGCTGCGGGCGCGGGTCGGTAGGTGGTGGGGCCGCCGGTGAGGGGGCGCCCGGTGGGTGGCTCGGCCGACCCCCGACGTGCCGGGTCAGCCGCCGGCGCGGAGCACCTCGCCCAGCCGGTGCGTCCGCCGTCGCGCGTGCTCGACCCGCAGCACCGCCGTCCCCGCCACCAGCCCGGCCAGCACCGGCAGCGCCGCGGCCACCCACGCGACCGACCCCGCGGACCCCGCCGCCGGCGCCGTCCCGAGCCCCAGCGGCCCCAGCACCAGCGGCGCGACGCCGCACCCGAGCGCCGCCCCCGCCACCGAGGCGAGCACCGCCGCGGGCAGCACCTCGCCGGCGGCCACGCGGCGCGCCTCGCGGTCCGTGAGGCCCACGGTCCGCAGCGTGTCGAGGGCGCGGCGCCGCGCGGGCGCGCCCTCGGTGGCGGACACCAGCACGGCGAGCGCCACGAAGGCGAGGAGCAGCGCCACCGACGCGCCCGCGGCGCCGAGGAGGGCGCGGGGCAGCACGTCGGCCCGCAGCGCGCGCAGGGCCGCGGTCCGGGTCGCGACCTCCGCGTCGCCCGGCGGCGGCGCCGCTCGGAGGGCCGCCTCGGCACCGGGGCCCACGAGCCACACGGTGCCCGGCGGCGTCGCGTCCACCCCGCCGAGCTCCGCGACGTCCACCGCGACCACGGCACGGGCCGCGTCCCGACCCGCGGACGGCCGGGGCAGCGCGAGACCGGGCAGGGCGTGCACCGTGCGGTCCTCGCCCTCCCAGCGCAGCACGACCTCGCCGGTGACCGCGCCGGCGCCCGCGGCCCCGGCCGGCAGCGACGCCGCGAGCCGGGCCAGGTCGTCGGGCTCCCCCACCACGACGTCGACGCGCGCGGAGCCGTCGGCCGAGCGCGCGGGGACGTCCCGGGCGACCCGCGCGGCGACCGAGGCCGACACCCCCGGCTCGCGCGCCCACGCCGCGGCCGCCGACGCGAGCGCCGGGCCCGGCGCTCCCTGCACCCGCGCGTCGCCTCCGACGGACGCCCACGCGGTCGCGTCCTGCCCGTCCCGCACCGCCTGGCCCGCCGACGCGCCCACGACCACGAGGGCGGCGGCCGTCACGACGGCCAGCAGCGGCAAGGGGGCCAGGCCGTCGGAGCGGGCACGGGCGACGGCGAGCACCCCGACCGCGTGCCGGGACCGCTCCGCGAGCGGGGCCAGCCGCGCGACGAGCGCCGGGAGCGCCCGCGCCACGGCGACCGCGCCCACGGCGGCGAGCAGCGCCGGCGCGGCGGCGGCGAGCAGGTCGGGCGACGCGCCGCCGCCCGCCGAGCCGGTCCCCGCGCCACGGACCGGGCCGGCCCCGCCGCCCGCCGCGCTCGAGCGCAGCGCCACCACCGCGCCGGCGGCCAGGGCCACGAGCGCGAGCTCCGCGGCCAGCCGCAGGGCCCGGGCGTCCGCCCGCCCACCCGCGCGGCGCCGGCGTCCCGGGTCCGCGGCACCGTGCGCCACGCGCAGCGCGCCGACCGGGAGCGCGAGAGCCGCGACCCCGGCGACGGCGAGCACGACGCCCACCGGCACGGCGCCGGGCACGACGGCACCGGCCGCGAGCACGCCCGCCACCGCCCCGACCCCGACGACCACGACCGCCTCCGCCCCGAGCTCGACGGCCAGCGCGGGCAGCGCGGCGCCCCGGGTGCGGCGGGTGGCGAGCTCGCCCGCCCGCCGCCGGGCGAGCAGCCCCGCGGTCAGGACGAGGAGCAGCGCCCCGACGACCACCCCTCCCACCACGAGCGACGTCGCGGCGGCCCGCGCGGCCGCGAGGTCGGCCGCGGCCGCCCGCAGCACGCCCAGCGCGCTCGAGTGCAGCGAGCCGCCGGACGCGCCCCAGCCGATGGTGCCGGGCGAGGCCTGGAGGGCCGGCAGCTCCGCGAGCACCCGGTCGCCCGCCGCCACGCCGACCCGCGCCGGGTCGAGCGCGACCCGGACGGTGCGCTGCACCTCGCGCGGCCCGACCGCCGCCACGGCCGCGGCCAGCGAGTCGTCCGAGAGCAGGGCGGCGGCGGCGGTGCTCGTGGCCGGGCCGATCGTCGACACCCGCGGGTCGAGGAGGTCGGGCGCGTCGTGCCACGTCGCGGCGGCGGGGTCGACGGGCCGGAACACGCCCGCCACCACCGCCTCGACCGGCCCGCCGTCGGACGCGGTCAGGTGCAGGGGGTCGCCGGTCGTCGCGCCGACCGCGCGCGCCACCGCCTCGGACAGCGCGACCTGCACGGGAGCCGGCTCGGTCGCGCCGACGTCCGCCGCCGCGTCCTCCGCCGCGCCGTCCCCGGCTCCGCCGTCCGCCCCCGGGGCGGGCCGCTCCGGCGGGGCGGCGGGCTCCGTCCCGGAGACCCACGTCACCGCACCCTCCGCCGGCGTCCACACCAGCCGCAGCGTCACCTCGCCCGGCGGCGCGGCCGGGTCGTCCGCCGCCACCGCGAGGGACAGCGGCGCCGAGGCGGTGGAGACCAGCGGGTCGCGCAGCACGTCCCCGAGCCGCGGGGCCAGCCCGGTGGCGATCTGGTCCGCGGCCTCCCGGGAGAGCTCGGCGGACCCGTCGTACCCCTGCCCGGTCTCCGTGAAGGCCGTGGCCGTCGTCACCACCAGGTCCGCGTCCGTGCCGGCCCGGGCCACCGCGGCCTGCACCGCCGCGTCCGACACGCGCGCGACCGCCCGGGGCACGGCCGCCACCAGCGCCACCACCAGGGCGACGAGGACAGCCACCAGCGTCAGCGGGCCCGCCTGCGCGGCGGCGCGCCGCGGGAGCGTCCCGAGGTCGAGGCCCGCCCGCCGCCGCGGGGCGCGGGCGCGGTGCCGGCCCGTCACTCGGCGTCCCCGAGCCGCAGGTGCGCGGCGGACGCCCGGCGGACCAGGCCCGTCACGACCGGCAGCACCACCGCGGCCGACCCGGCGAGCAGCACCGCCGCGATCCCGCCCGCGACGGGCCACGACCACACGGCCAGCGCGTCCGGCACGGGCCGGCCCCCGGTCGCCGAGATCGTCAGCGCCGGCGCGAGCGCGCGGACCGCGACGGCACCCACCCCGGTGCCCGCGGCCACCGCGAGGACGTCCACGACCACGTGCTGCACGGCGTAGGTCCCGGCCACCGCGCGCGGCGACGCCCCGACGGCGAGCAGCCGCGCCACCTCCGGGCCGCGGTCCTCGGCCGTCTCGGCGGCGTGCAGCGCGGTGCCGACGAGGGCGAGCGCGACGGCGGCGACGACGAGCAGCCCGAGCGCCGCGAGCACCCCGACGCGGAGCGGGCCGCCCCGGAGGTCCTCGGCGACCTCGGCGCGGGACGTCACGGCCGCGCCCGCGTCGCGCAGCGCGGCCACGTCGCCGCCCGCGGGCAGCCACCAGGCGTCCACCAGCGACGCGGTCTCGGCCTCGCCGATCGCGACCCGGGACAGCGTGCGCAGGTCCGCGAGCACCGCGGGACCGTCGACCGCGCCCGGGAGGTACGGGGCGACGGCGGCGACGGTCGCGGGCAGCGCGGTCCCGCCGACCGCGACCTGCAGCGGGTCGCCCGGGGCCAGCCCCGCGCCGGCCGCGAGGTCCTCGGTGACCACCACCGGCAGCTGCGCCACGGGGGCGAACGCCGTGAGCACGAGCACGGTCGGCAGGTAGGACGCGCGCGACACGTCGACCTCGGCGGTGCCGCGCAGCAGGCCCGGCGCCACGGTCACCGCGGGCTCCGCGAGGGACTGGTTCCGGAGCGTCGCGTCGGTCGGGCGCGCGGACCACCCGCCGGCCGCGGCCGCCGGCTCGTCGGCGCCCGCCGGGAGGTCCCAGCCCACCGCCACGTCGACGTCCGCCAGGCCGCCGACGCCCTCCTCCAGCACGGCGTCGGTCGCCACCTGCAGCGCGACGGCCAGCACCCGGGCACCGCCGTCCGGCGCGGCGAACCCGCCCGGTGTGGTGAGCCGCACCGTCCGCTCCACGCCGTCGAGCGGCACCCGCTCCCCCGCGACGCGCACCCGCACCCCGTGCCCGTCGTCGAGCACCAGCGTCGGCGTGACCGCCATCGGGTACCCGCTGCCGGTCGTCCCCGAGACCCGGACCGCGAGATCCGCGCCCTCGGCGGCGAACGGCAGCGCCGCCGCGAGCTCGTCGTCCGGCGGGGCGAGGCCCGCCGTCAGCCCGGACCACGTCGTCCCGTCCGGCAGCCGCCCGGCGAGCGTCGCGGCCCGGGTGTCGACGGCGAGCAGCCGGGGCTCGGCGTCCTCGGGCCCGGACACCGCGAGCGTGCCGAACCCGGTCACCCGGTCCGTCACCGGCAGGGCGACGCCGTCGGCGGCGGACCGGACGAGCGCGCCCTGCGCCGTCGGCGAGCCGGGCACGTCGGACGCGACCACGGCCGCGGGCACCTGGGCCTCGGCCTGCTCCGCCTGGGACCGGGACCAGGTCGCCGCCCACCCCGCGCCGGCGGTCGCGCCCGCGGTGGCGAGCACCAGGAGCAGCAGCGCGACGGCGGCCCGGGGCCGGCGCGCGACGTCCAGCGCCGCCAGCGGCAGCACGAACCGCCGCGACCGCCGCGCGGCGCGCTCGGCCGGCCGCGCCAGCAGGGGCACGACCCGCAGCACGACGACCGACGCCGCGACCAGCACGAGGACCGGCGCGAGCACCCGGACGGCGTCCGTGGCGCCGCCCGTGCGGAGCCGGAGCGCGGCGAGCACCGCGACCGCCACCAGCAGCAGGTCCCCGCCCGACCGGGCCAGCCGCGACGCCGTGCCCCCGCGTCGCCGGCCCGCCGGGGGTCGTGCCGCCGGCGCCACGAGCGCCAGCAGGAGCCCGGCCGCGCCCGCGCCGACCGTGGCCACGAGGGAGCCGGGCACCCCGTCCGGCGTCCCCACGCCCGAGCGCGCCACCAGCGGCACCGCCGTCAGCGCCCGGTACGCCGCCAGGCCGAGCGGGACGGCCAGCGCCGCCGCGACGGCCACCACCGCCGCCGCCTCGCCGAGCGCCAGGCCGAGCAGCTGGCCCCGGCCCGCCCCCCGGTCCAGCAGCAGCGCGCGCTCCGGGGCGCGGCGCGCGGCCAGCAGCCGGCCCGCGAGGAGCAGCGCGGCCGCCGCGAGGGCGACGCCGACCAGCCCGGCCGTCAGCGCCGCGGCCCCCGCCACCGCGTGCTGGGTCGCCACCGCGCGGACAGTCGCCGGGAACGCGGTGCGGACCACCGCGCGGTCCGCGCGGTCGCCGAGCGCGTCGGCGAGCGCGGGGCGCAGCCGGGCGACGTCCCGGCCGGCCTCCTCCAGGTCCGCGACGGCGACGCCCGCGGTGCCCGGACGCAGCGTCACCGTGACGACCCCGACGCCGGTCCCGGCGGCGGGCAGCGCGCCGGGGGCGACCACGAGGGGCCCGTACGCGGGCGACAGCTTCCGGCCCGAGGTACCCGGCCGGGGGTGCTCCGGGTCGACCCCGGCACCCCCGAGCAGGTCGCGCTGCCACACCGGCGTCCCGGCGTCGCCCCGGCCGAGCGGCTCGAACACGCCCACGACCCGGACCGTCGTCCGCGGTGCCGCCGCCGGCGCGTCGGGGGACGGGGCCAGGTCGACGGTGTCCCCGGGGGCGAGGTCCAGGGCCGCGGCGGTGGCCGCGGGGACCGCGACGTCGACGGGAGCCGTCCCGCCCGTGCCGGTCCCGGCCGCCCCGACGGCCCCGGGCCA encodes the following:
- a CDS encoding DinB family protein, which encodes MDDKAMLHRYLRESRDSLLSKLDGLSEYDARRPLTATGTNVAGLVKHVASVQLDYLGEVFDRPHGRSLPWFADDAEPNADLWVPADESLDEVRELHAFSAAHADATIAALPLDAPGRVPWWGPESADVTLHRVLVHLVAETARHAGHADILRETIDGAVGTRPDDPNLPFHDGDAWAAYRARVEDAARTAAGRGTAG
- a CDS encoding GGDEF domain-containing protein, whose amino-acid sequence is MTATASDARTAPPAPPADWEAAVDELALLADSDAGACVRRAEALIAEAVASRAGGAEMRLAYYAAVAHHALGEDLRALERAVRAEHLARERGALVWQSRALARQGLVHHDLGHTEDAVDLLTRAAELRREADDVAGTADVLTILGSVYTSMPHFAPQAAGVLTQARRLWLTAGDPDRASIALANLARTFVETSRRLAADNPRGARASARRALGLALEAVDESDAAGLARTAVDARLTAAVAHLLAGDREAAAGVLDAAGAMLARFPAAGLQLSLHRIRAGMLLDGGLLPEAVAEAREGMTLCDALRRPAERTELLRVLADAHEALGDPVAALAALRELHALTVRLGDAQAERRAALLGARMEVEQAERQAEAERRRSEALEERNARLAHEAAHDGLTGLANRRTLDSQLDLWTAERGAFAVALLDVDHFKRVNDTYSHQVGDAVLVRVAAALEHALRRDDLAARYGGEEFAVLLDGLTGNRTVDVCDRLRETVANLEWDDLMPGARLTVSIGVAERTPGEPVADLLARADAALYRAKAAGRDRVRVADPVA
- a CDS encoding formate/nitrite transporter family protein, with translation MSAADPQSLFPGKQFISTALEVLETKTTMSGGLARRYLQRAAMAGVLIGLLYATYYAVLGAFAGIGDGSVRPVGRLVGSVVFGWALVFIYYSRSELLTSNMMIVSIGAYHRRTSWPRALRMLGLCYLGNLAGGLFVAVLLRLSTITDGAPLDEMVASVEHKLAYVTDGPSGWLDLLVRAVLCNFCINVAMLLVYNGLIKDDLTKCLVMITSVFIFAFLGLEHSVANTVLFSVVGLQEGLDLGAAAGNVGIALVGNFIGGGLLIGLYYAYVNDDSQWLRQQGRGTSTPDDPR
- a CDS encoding D-alanyl-D-alanine carboxypeptidase family protein, with the translated sequence MAVLGGLLAAVALQGAPAGGGGAPTPAAASDERAAPVGPARATPGPTPGPAIPSAPAELRPTDVADPGAARGPLALPETPAPPAALVPPARAALDLGLHPVDDPASPWVVVNKALPVAPAGWAPATLATVAGYQVRPEVAAPLEQMLAAAAADGVALTLRSAFRSYDDQVRVHADLVARVGQQHAEEVSARPGHSEHQTGLAVDVGSTTRPDCDFQDCFGDTAEGRWVAARAGEFGFVVRYTAANRAVTGYAPEGWHLRWVGTELVAELDRRGVTTLEEAFGLPGGPDYR
- a CDS encoding FtsX-like permease family protein, which encodes MTGRHRARAPRRRAGLDLGTLPRRAAAQAGPLTLVAVLVALVVALVAAVPRAVARVSDAAVQAAVARAGTDADLVVTTATAFTETGQGYDGSAELSREAADQIATGLAPRLGDVLRDPLVSTASAPLSLAVAADDPAAPPGEVTLRLVWTPAEGAVTWVSGTEPAAPPERPAPGADGGAGDGAAEDAAADVGATEPAPVQVALSEAVARAVGATTGDPLHLTASDGGPVEAVVAGVFRPVDPAAATWHDAPDLLDPRVSTIGPATSTAAAALLSDDSLAAAVAAVGPREVQRTVRVALDPARVGVAAGDRVLAELPALQASPGTIGWGASGGSLHSSALGVLRAAAADLAAARAAATSLVVGGVVVGALLLVLTAGLLARRRAGELATRRTRGAALPALAVELGAEAVVVVGVGAVAGVLAAGAVVPGAVPVGVVLAVAGVAALALPVGALRVAHGAADPGRRRRAGGRADARALRLAAELALVALAAGAVVALRSSAAGGGAGPVRGAGTGSAGGGASPDLLAAAAPALLAAVGAVAVARALPALVARLAPLAERSRHAVGVLAVARARSDGLAPLPLLAVVTAAALVVVGASAGQAVRDGQDATAWASVGGDARVQGAPGPALASAAAAWAREPGVSASVAARVARDVPARSADGSARVDVVVGEPDDLARLAASLPAGAAGAGAVTGEVVLRWEGEDRTVHALPGLALPRPSAGRDAARAVVAVDVAELGGVDATPPGTVWLVGPGAEAALRAAPPPGDAEVATRTAALRALRADVLPRALLGAAGASVALLLAFVALAVLVSATEGAPARRRALDTLRTVGLTDREARRVAAGEVLPAAVLASVAGAALGCGVAPLVLGPLGLGTAPAAGSAGSVAWVAAALPVLAGLVAGTAVLRVEHARRRTHRLGEVLRAGG
- a CDS encoding FtsX-like permease family protein — protein: MSAAWAREVPALALHRARAQAPLLAAVTATALVALTVLAACGLLLTAGRRDALDAALAAAGTSGTQVVARVVPPVGADAADAEDLAPAVAAVVAEALAPLPGTASTWTESPLLALPDDGSDDAGYAYLTDAADLAGAARLVAGSWPGAVGAAGTGTGGTAPVDVAVPAATAAALDLAPGDTVDLAPSPDAPAAAPRTTVRVVGVFEPLGRGDAGTPVWQRDLLGGAGVDPEHPRPGTSGRKLSPAYGPLVVAPGALPAAGTGVGVVTVTLRPGTAGVAVADLEEAGRDVARLRPALADALGDRADRAVVRTAFPATVRAVATQHAVAGAAALTAGLVGVALAAAALLLAGRLLAARRAPERALLLDRGAGRGQLLGLALGEAAAVVAVAAALAVPLGLAAYRALTAVPLVARSGVGTPDGVPGSLVATVGAGAAGLLLALVAPAARPPAGRRRGGTASRLARSGGDLLLVAVAVLAALRLRTGGATDAVRVLAPVLVLVAASVVVLRVVPLLARPAERAARRSRRFVLPLAALDVARRPRAAVALLLLVLATAGATAGAGWAATWSRSQAEQAEAQVPAAVVASDVPGSPTAQGALVRSAADGVALPVTDRVTGFGTLAVSGPEDAEPRLLAVDTRAATLAGRLPDGTTWSGLTAGLAPPDDELAAALPFAAEGADLAVRVSGTTGSGYPMAVTPTLVLDDGHGVRVRVAGERVPLDGVERTVRLTTPGGFAAPDGGARVLAVALQVATDAVLEEGVGGLADVDVAVGWDLPAGADEPAAAAGGWSARPTDATLRNQSLAEPAVTVAPGLLRGTAEVDVSRASYLPTVLVLTAFAPVAQLPVVVTEDLAAGAGLAPGDPLQVAVGGTALPATVAAVAPYLPGAVDGPAVLADLRTLSRVAIGEAETASLVDAWWLPAGGDVAALRDAGAAVTSRAEVAEDLRGGPLRVGVLAALGLLVVAAVALALVGTALHAAETAEDRGPEVARLLAVGASPRAVAGTYAVQHVVVDVLAVAAGTGVGAVAVRALAPALTISATGGRPVPDALAVWSWPVAGGIAAVLLAGSAAVVLPVVTGLVRRASAAHLRLGDAE